One Mercenaria mercenaria strain notata chromosome 12, MADL_Memer_1, whole genome shotgun sequence DNA segment encodes these proteins:
- the LOC128547472 gene encoding sulfotransferase 1B1-like, producing MLCTFAKTGTNWMFEILMMILNRSANRVEANKMLTMLESVTAEEADQQPPPRVVNCHYPPRYLPLEGMRAKQIKTVLCIRNPKDTAVSYYNHMKGLRPYNYDGKWEDWLPVYLQGKLEYGKYSELLEWQRKVQNGPGFPLHVMFYEDLKMNGREEVEKLLKFLDIQLDEQLRNDIIDKCGFKKMAEEKGSNKIFDVYCKPGFHFFRKGQVGDWKNWFTVAQDEMFDKIWENDTKGQDTFKFKYTHTNA from the exons GTACAAACTGGATGTTTGAAATACTTATGATGATTTTAAACAGAAGCGCAAATAGGGTAGAAGCGAATAAAATGTTAACCATGCTTGAAAGCGTTACTGCTGAAGAGGCGGACCAGCAACCACCACCGAGGGTAGTGAACTGTCATTATCCGCCTAG ATATCTTCCCCTAGAAGGTATGCGAGCAAAACAGATCAAGACTGTTTTATGTATACGCAATCCCAAAGACACAGCCGTATCATATTACAATCATATGAAGGGGCTAAGACCATATAACTACGATGGCAAATGGGAAGACTGGTTGCCAGTGTATCTGCAAGGAAAAT tgGAATATGGCAAGTACAGTGAATTGTTAGAATGGCAGCGCAAAGTACAAAATGGTCCAGGCTTCCCTCTACATGTCATGTTCTATGAAGATTTGAAAATG aatGGGAGAGAAGAGGTGGAGAAATTGCTCAAGTTTCTCGACATACAGTTAGATGAACAACTGAGAAACGACATCATTGATAAGTGCGGTTTTAAAAAAATGGCAGAGGAAAAAGGAAGTAACAAGATATTCGATGTTTACTGCAAACCAGGTTTCCATTTCTTCCGTAAAG GTCAAGTTGGCGACTGGAAGAACTGGTTTACTGTTGCACAGGATGAAATGTTTGATAAGATTTGGGAGAATGATACAAAAGGCCAAGACAcgttcaaattcaaatatactCACACTAACGCTTGA